The Streptomyces phaeolivaceus genome has a window encoding:
- a CDS encoding response regulator — protein MVQKAKILLVDDRPENLLALEAILSALDQTLVRASSGEEALKALLTDDFAVILLDVQMPGMDGFETAAHIKRRERTRDIPIIFLTAINHGPHHTFRGYAAGAVDYISKPFDPWVLRAKVSVFVELYMKNCQLREQAALLRLQLEGGGKGAAGGSKEPSGGILAELSARLAAVEEQAEALSKQLDDDSADAAAVATAAHLERKLTGLRRALDALEPGAGGPPSLPSQN, from the coding sequence ATGGTGCAGAAGGCCAAGATCCTCCTGGTCGATGACCGGCCGGAGAATCTGTTGGCGCTGGAGGCCATCCTCTCCGCGCTCGATCAGACACTGGTGCGGGCATCGTCCGGGGAGGAAGCGCTCAAGGCGCTGTTGACGGACGACTTCGCGGTCATTCTGCTGGACGTCCAGATGCCGGGAATGGACGGTTTCGAAACGGCCGCGCACATCAAGCGGCGCGAACGGACCCGGGACATCCCGATCATTTTTCTCACCGCCATCAACCACGGACCGCACCACACGTTCCGCGGGTACGCGGCGGGTGCGGTCGACTACATCTCGAAGCCGTTCGACCCCTGGGTGCTGCGCGCCAAGGTCTCGGTCTTCGTCGAGCTGTATATGAAGAACTGCCAGCTCAGGGAGCAGGCGGCGCTGTTGCGGCTTCAGTTGGAGGGTGGCGGCAAGGGTGCGGCGGGCGGTTCCAAGGAGCCCTCCGGCGGCATTCTCGCCGAGCTGTCCGCGCGGCTCGCGGCCGTCGAGGAGCAGGCGGAGGCGCTGTCCAAACAGCTCGACGACGACTCCGCGGACGCCGCCGCGGTGGCCACCGCGGCCCATCTCGAACGCAAACTGACGGGCCTGCGCAGGGCGCTGGACGCGCTGGAGCCGGGCGCGGGCGGACCCCCGTCGCTGCCGTCGCAGAACTGA
- a CDS encoding FtsK/SpoIIIE family DNA translocase translates to MASRQSAAKKPPAKKASAPTKAPAKKAPAKKAAAKKAPAKKAAAKKTAPPKPAPNPTGGVYRLVRAIWLGAAHAVGAVFRGIGQGAKGLDPAHRKDGVALLLLALALIVAAGTWSNLRGPVGDLVEMLVTGAFGRLDLLVPILLAVIAFRFIRHPEKPDANGRIVIGLSALVIGVLGQVHLACGSPARSSGMQAIRDAGGLIGWGTATPLTYTMGEALAVAMLVLLTVFGLLVVTATPVNAIPQRLRLLGQKLGIVADDEDDEEFGEDDARYGEQWRDAIPARPRRRGSAPEPYDPDSAEQEALTRRRPRRSAVRQPDPNRPMDAVDVAAAAAAALDGAVLHGMPPSPVVADLTQGVSVGDREETTPVPAARSKPAKEESPAAKPPKGARQDALVPDLTKQAPDAPRDLPPRAEQLQLSGDITYSLPSLDLLERGGPGKTRSAANDAIVASLSNVFSEFKVDASVTGFTRGPTVTRYEVELGPAVKVERITALTKNIAYAVASPDVRIISPIPGKSAVGIEIPNTDREMVNLGDVLRLADAAEDDHPMLVALGKDVEGGYVMANLAKMPHVLVAGATGSGKSSCINCLITSVMVRATPEDVRMVLVDPKRVELTAYEGIPHLITPIITNPKRAAEALQWVVREMDLRYDDLAAFGYRHIDDFNEAIRNGKVKLPEGSERELSPYPYLLVIVDELADLMMVAPRDVEDAIVRITQLARAAGIHLVLATQRPSVDVVTGLIKANVPSRLAFATSSLADSRVILDQPGAEKLIGKGDGLFLPMGANKPTRMQGAFVTEDEVAAIVQHCKDQMAPVFRDDVTVGTKQKKEIDEEIGDDLDLLCQAAELVVSTQFGSTSMLQRKLRVGFAKAGRLMDLMESRGVVGPSEGSKARDVLVKPDELDGVLAVIRGDTGA, encoded by the coding sequence ATGGCCTCACGTCAGTCCGCAGCGAAGAAGCCGCCCGCGAAGAAGGCGTCCGCTCCGACGAAGGCTCCGGCGAAGAAGGCCCCCGCGAAGAAAGCCGCCGCCAAAAAGGCACCCGCCAAGAAGGCGGCGGCGAAGAAGACGGCCCCTCCTAAGCCGGCGCCCAATCCCACCGGGGGCGTGTACAGACTCGTACGCGCCATCTGGCTCGGTGCCGCACACGCCGTCGGCGCCGTCTTCCGCGGCATAGGGCAGGGCGCGAAGGGTCTCGACCCGGCGCACCGCAAGGACGGAGTCGCGCTCCTGCTGCTCGCCCTCGCCCTGATCGTCGCCGCCGGTACCTGGTCCAATCTGCGCGGCCCGGTCGGCGACCTCGTCGAGATGCTCGTGACCGGCGCCTTCGGCCGGCTCGACCTGCTCGTGCCGATACTGCTCGCGGTCATCGCCTTCCGGTTCATCCGGCACCCCGAGAAGCCCGACGCCAACGGCAGGATCGTCATCGGCCTGTCCGCGCTGGTCATCGGGGTCCTCGGCCAGGTCCACCTGGCGTGCGGGTCGCCCGCCCGCAGCTCCGGTATGCAGGCGATAAGGGACGCCGGCGGGCTCATCGGCTGGGGCACGGCCACCCCGCTGACGTACACCATGGGCGAGGCCCTCGCCGTGGCGATGCTCGTGCTGCTCACCGTCTTCGGGCTGCTCGTCGTCACCGCGACCCCGGTCAACGCGATCCCGCAGCGGCTGCGGCTGCTAGGGCAGAAGCTGGGCATCGTCGCCGACGACGAGGACGACGAGGAGTTCGGCGAGGACGACGCCCGCTACGGCGAGCAGTGGCGCGACGCGATCCCCGCGCGCCCCCGCAGGCGCGGATCCGCCCCCGAGCCGTACGACCCCGACAGCGCCGAGCAGGAGGCCCTCACCCGGCGCCGCCCGAGGCGCTCGGCCGTCCGGCAGCCCGACCCGAACCGGCCGATGGACGCCGTGGACGTCGCCGCTGCCGCCGCTGCCGCGCTCGACGGGGCCGTGCTGCACGGGATGCCGCCCTCGCCGGTGGTCGCCGACCTCACCCAGGGTGTGAGCGTGGGGGACCGGGAGGAGACCACGCCCGTCCCGGCCGCGCGCAGCAAGCCGGCCAAGGAGGAGTCCCCGGCCGCCAAGCCGCCCAAGGGCGCCCGCCAGGACGCCCTGGTGCCGGACCTGACCAAGCAGGCCCCGGACGCGCCCCGCGACCTGCCGCCGCGCGCCGAACAGCTCCAGCTCTCCGGCGACATCACCTACTCCCTGCCCTCGCTGGACCTCCTGGAGCGGGGCGGCCCCGGCAAGACGCGCAGCGCGGCGAACGACGCCATAGTGGCCTCCCTGTCGAACGTGTTCTCGGAGTTCAAGGTCGACGCGTCCGTCACCGGCTTCACGCGCGGGCCGACGGTCACCCGCTACGAGGTCGAGCTGGGCCCGGCGGTCAAGGTCGAGCGGATCACCGCGCTCACCAAGAACATCGCCTACGCCGTCGCCAGCCCGGACGTCCGGATCATCAGCCCGATCCCCGGCAAGTCGGCCGTCGGCATCGAGATCCCCAACACCGACCGCGAGATGGTCAACCTCGGCGATGTGCTGCGTCTCGCGGACGCGGCCGAGGACGACCATCCGATGCTGGTCGCGCTCGGCAAGGACGTCGAGGGCGGCTATGTGATGGCCAATCTGGCGAAGATGCCGCATGTGCTCGTCGCGGGTGCGACCGGCTCGGGCAAATCGTCGTGCATCAACTGCCTGATCACCTCGGTCATGGTCCGCGCGACCCCCGAGGACGTCCGCATGGTCCTCGTCGACCCCAAGCGCGTCGAACTGACCGCGTACGAGGGCATCCCGCACCTCATCACCCCGATCATCACCAACCCCAAGCGGGCCGCCGAGGCGCTCCAGTGGGTCGTGCGCGAGATGGACCTGCGCTACGACGACCTGGCCGCGTTCGGCTACCGCCACATCGACGACTTCAACGAGGCCATCAGGAACGGCAAGGTGAAGCTGCCCGAGGGCAGCGAGCGCGAGCTGTCCCCGTACCCGTATCTGCTGGTGATCGTGGACGAGCTGGCCGACCTGATGATGGTCGCGCCCAGGGACGTCGAGGACGCGATCGTGCGCATCACCCAGCTCGCGCGCGCGGCCGGCATCCATCTGGTGCTCGCCACACAGCGGCCGTCCGTGGACGTCGTCACCGGTCTGATCAAGGCGAACGTGCCCTCGCGGCTCGCCTTCGCCACCTCCTCGCTCGCCGACTCGCGGGTCATCCTCGACCAGCCCGGCGCCGAGAAGCTGATCGGCAAGGGCGACGGGCTGTTCCTGCCGATGGGCGCGAACAAACCGACCCGGATGCAGGGCGCGTTCGTGACCGAGGACGAGGTCGCGGCGATCGTCCAGCACTGCAAGGACCAGATGGCGCCCGTCTTCCGGGACGACGTCACGGTCGGCACCAAGCAGAAGAAGGAGATCGACGAGGAGATCGGCGACGACCTCGATCTGCTGTGCCAGGCGGCCGAACTGGTCGTCTCCACCCAGTTCGGCTCGACCTCCATGCTCCAGCGCAAACTGCGCGTCGGCTTCGCCAAGGCAGGCCGGCTGATGGACCTCATGGAGTCCCGGGGTGTGGTGGGCCCGAGCGAGGGCTCCAAGGCTCGTGACGTTCTTGTGAAACCCGATGAACTGGACGGCGTGCTCGCCGTGATCCGGGGGGACACTGGGGCGTAA
- a CDS encoding helix-turn-helix domain-containing protein, whose amino-acid sequence MSIGNSPDGNFPEDERPFEDDRDERSAERPSIGRALQQARIAAGLTVDDVSNATRVRIAIVHAIEQDDFDACGGDVYARGHIRTLARAVRTDPVPLLDQFAETRGGRPAPTPAAPLFEAERIRPERRGPNWTAAMVAAIVAVIGFVGFTAFDGGDDGDTTQVAEGSTPTTSKSASPTPKADKSDADPKPDPTESAIAAAPRDKVTVQVSASDGRSWISAKDHNGQLLWDGLLKQGESKTFQDSSKIDLVLGDAGAVQLYVNGKKIKDDFQPGQVERLTYTKGDPEVG is encoded by the coding sequence GTGTCCATCGGCAACTCCCCTGACGGCAACTTCCCCGAAGACGAGCGTCCGTTCGAAGACGACCGTGACGAACGCTCGGCGGAACGCCCCTCGATCGGCCGTGCCCTCCAGCAGGCCCGTATCGCTGCCGGGCTGACCGTCGACGACGTCAGCAACGCCACCCGGGTCCGCATCGCCATCGTGCACGCGATCGAGCAGGACGACTTCGACGCCTGCGGTGGCGACGTCTACGCGCGCGGTCACATCCGCACCCTCGCGCGCGCCGTCCGCACCGACCCCGTCCCGCTGCTCGACCAGTTCGCCGAGACGCGCGGCGGGCGGCCCGCGCCGACCCCGGCGGCACCGCTGTTCGAGGCGGAACGGATCCGGCCCGAGCGGCGCGGTCCCAACTGGACCGCCGCCATGGTCGCCGCGATCGTCGCGGTGATCGGTTTCGTCGGCTTCACCGCCTTCGACGGCGGGGACGACGGCGACACCACCCAGGTCGCCGAGGGCTCCACGCCGACCACCAGCAAGTCCGCCTCGCCCACGCCCAAGGCCGACAAGTCCGACGCCGACCCGAAGCCCGACCCGACCGAGAGCGCCATCGCCGCCGCGCCCCGCGACAAGGTGACCGTGCAGGTCAGCGCCTCCGACGGCCGCAGCTGGATCTCCGCCAAGGACCACAACGGCCAGCTCCTGTGGGACGGCCTCCTCAAGCAGGGCGAGTCCAAGACCTTCCAGGACAGCTCCAAGATCGACCTCGTCCTCGGTGACGCCGGGGCCGTCCAGCTCTACGTCAACGGCAAGAAGATCAAGGACGACTTCCAGCCCGGTCAGGTCGAACGACTGACGTACACGAAGGGCGACCCGGAGGTCGGCTGA
- the rimO gene encoding 30S ribosomal protein S12 methylthiotransferase RimO, which yields MPERRTVALVTLGCARNEVDSEELAGRLEADGWELVEDAEQADVAVVNTCGFVEAAKKDSVDALLEANDLKGHGRTQAVVAVGCMAERYGKDLAEALPEADGVLGFDDYADISDRLQTILNGGIHASHTPRDRRKLLPISPAQRQESAAGVALPGHAPVDLPEGLAPASGPRSPLRRRLDGSPVASVKLASGCDRRCSFCAIPSFRGSFISRRPSDVLNETRWLAEQGVKEVMLVSENNTSYGKDLGDIRLLESLLPELADVDGIERVRVSYLQPAEMRPGLIDVLTSTPKVVPYFDLSFQHSAPAVLRSMRRFGDTDRFLELLDTIRGKAPEAGVRSNFIVGFPGESEDDLAELERFLNGARLDAIGVFGYSDEEGTEAATYENKLPEDVVAERLAHVSRLAEELVSQRAEERVGQTVRVLVESVDGDEGAYGRGAHQAPETDGQVLFTSGEDLSVGLMVEAKVVGTEGVDLVAEVLPGSLGSLVCTEEAAR from the coding sequence ATGCCTGAACGCCGTACCGTCGCACTCGTCACTCTTGGCTGCGCCCGTAACGAGGTGGACTCGGAGGAGCTCGCAGGCCGCTTGGAGGCGGACGGCTGGGAGCTCGTCGAGGACGCCGAGCAAGCGGACGTCGCGGTCGTCAACACCTGTGGCTTCGTCGAAGCCGCCAAGAAGGACTCCGTCGACGCGCTCCTGGAGGCCAACGACCTCAAGGGGCACGGCAGAACCCAGGCCGTCGTGGCCGTCGGCTGCATGGCCGAGCGATACGGCAAGGATCTGGCCGAGGCGCTGCCCGAGGCCGACGGCGTGCTCGGCTTCGACGACTACGCGGACATCTCCGACCGTCTCCAGACCATCCTGAACGGCGGCATCCACGCCTCGCACACCCCGCGCGACCGGCGCAAGCTGCTGCCGATCAGCCCGGCCCAGCGCCAGGAGTCCGCGGCCGGGGTCGCGCTTCCGGGACACGCCCCCGTCGATCTTCCGGAAGGTCTCGCTCCGGCTTCCGGGCCGCGCTCACCGCTGCGCCGCCGGCTGGACGGCTCACCCGTCGCCTCCGTGAAGCTCGCCTCCGGCTGCGACCGCCGTTGCTCGTTCTGCGCCATCCCCTCCTTCCGTGGCTCCTTCATCTCGCGCCGGCCCTCGGACGTGCTGAACGAGACCCGCTGGCTGGCCGAGCAGGGCGTCAAGGAGGTGATGCTCGTCTCCGAGAACAACACCTCGTACGGCAAGGACCTCGGCGACATCCGGCTCCTGGAGTCCCTGCTGCCCGAGCTGGCCGATGTCGACGGCATCGAGCGGGTCCGCGTCAGCTACCTCCAGCCCGCCGAGATGCGGCCCGGCCTCATCGACGTGCTCACCTCCACCCCCAAGGTCGTGCCCTACTTCGACCTCTCCTTCCAGCACTCCGCCCCGGCCGTGCTGCGCTCGATGCGCCGCTTCGGGGACACCGACCGCTTCCTGGAGCTTCTCGACACCATCCGCGGCAAGGCCCCCGAGGCCGGTGTGCGGTCCAACTTCATCGTGGGCTTCCCCGGCGAGAGCGAGGACGACCTCGCGGAGCTGGAGCGCTTCCTGAACGGCGCGAGACTGGACGCCATCGGCGTCTTCGGGTACTCCGACGAGGAGGGCACCGAGGCGGCCACGTACGAGAACAAGCTGCCCGAGGACGTCGTCGCCGAGCGTCTCGCACACGTCTCGCGGCTGGCCGAGGAGCTGGTCTCGCAGCGCGCCGAGGAGCGCGTCGGCCAGACCGTGCGCGTGCTGGTCGAGTCGGTCGACGGCGACGAGGGCGCGTACGGCCGCGGTGCGCACCAGGCGCCCGAGACGGACGGGCAGGTGCTGTTCACGAGCGGCGAGGACTTGAGCGTCGGCCTTATGGTCGAGGCGAAGGTGGTCGGCACGGAAGGCGTCGACCTGGTGGCCGAGGTGCTTCCGGGTTCGCTCGGCTCCCTCGTGTGTACTGAGGAGGCGGCCAGATGA
- the pgsA gene encoding CDP-diacylglycerol--glycerol-3-phosphate 3-phosphatidyltransferase — protein MTGVPASAAGGTSGAKGATSASGVTGAPSAAAPSAAGETRPVRGGKLGAAAVNQASLWNIANILTMVRLVLVPGFVVLMLMDGGYDPVWRAWAWAAFAVAMITDVFDGHLARTYDLVTDFGKIADPIADKAIMGAALICLSSLGDLPWWVTGVILGRELGITLLRFIVIRYGVIPASRGGKLKTLTQGIAVGMYVLALEGPLATLRWWVMAAAVILTVVTGIDYVRQAIVLRRRGTAEREAAAEGAER, from the coding sequence ATGACGGGAGTCCCGGCATCCGCGGCGGGCGGCACCTCCGGCGCCAAGGGCGCGACGAGCGCCTCCGGCGTCACCGGCGCCCCGAGCGCCGCCGCCCCGAGTGCTGCCGGGGAGACACGGCCCGTACGAGGCGGGAAGCTGGGAGCCGCCGCCGTCAACCAGGCCAGCCTCTGGAACATCGCGAACATCCTGACCATGGTCCGCCTGGTCCTCGTACCGGGCTTCGTGGTCCTGATGCTCATGGACGGCGGGTACGACCCGGTCTGGCGGGCCTGGGCCTGGGCCGCCTTCGCCGTCGCCATGATCACCGACGTCTTCGACGGCCATCTGGCCCGGACCTACGACCTCGTCACCGACTTCGGGAAGATCGCCGACCCCATCGCCGACAAGGCGATCATGGGCGCCGCGCTGATCTGTCTGTCCTCCCTCGGCGATCTGCCGTGGTGGGTGACCGGAGTCATCCTCGGCCGGGAACTCGGGATCACGCTCCTGCGTTTCATCGTCATCCGGTACGGAGTCATCCCGGCGAGCCGCGGCGGCAAGCTGAAGACCCTGACCCAGGGCATCGCCGTCGGGATGTACGTCCTGGCGCTGGAGGGCCCCCTGGCCACCCTGAGGTGGTGGGTGATGGCCGCCGCGGTCATTCTGACCGTCGTCACCGGAATCGACTATGTGAGACAGGCCATTGTGCTGCGCCGCCGCGGAACCGCCGAGCGCGAAGCTGCGGCGGAGGGAGCGGAGCGTTGA
- a CDS encoding CinA family protein, translating to MNSTAADVLRLLTVRGETLAVAESLTGGLVAAAITEVPGASTAFRGSVTAYATDLKHQLLDVDAILLDQRGAVDPQVAAQMADGVRKALGADWGISTTGVAGPEPQDGRPVGTVHVAVAGPSTADSGVSGGGKVSSLRLNGGRAEIRMESVRSVLALLLQELAGEQTGNERAQDTEQNGGT from the coding sequence TTGAATTCCACGGCCGCCGACGTGCTGCGACTACTGACGGTGAGGGGTGAGACGCTCGCCGTCGCCGAGTCGCTGACCGGCGGTCTGGTCGCCGCCGCGATCACCGAGGTCCCCGGCGCCTCGACGGCCTTCCGGGGCTCGGTCACCGCGTACGCCACGGACCTCAAGCACCAGTTGCTCGATGTCGACGCCATCCTCCTGGACCAGCGTGGAGCGGTGGATCCGCAGGTCGCGGCCCAGATGGCGGACGGCGTCCGCAAGGCGCTCGGCGCCGACTGGGGGATTTCGACCACCGGAGTCGCGGGCCCGGAACCCCAGGACGGCCGGCCCGTCGGCACGGTCCATGTGGCCGTCGCCGGGCCGTCCACAGCCGATTCCGGCGTATCAGGTGGCGGGAAAGTGTCGTCGTTGCGGTTGAACGGCGGCCGGGCGGAAATCCGTATGGAGAGTGTACGGAGCGTACTCGCACTGCTTCTTCAGGAGCTTGCGGGCGAACAGACCGGGAATGAGCGGGCACAGGATACGGAACAGAACGGGGGGACTTGA
- a CDS encoding helix-turn-helix domain-containing protein gives MILLRRLLGDVLRRQRQRQGRTLREVSSSARVSLGYLSEVERGQKEASSELLSAICDALDVRMSELMREVSDELALAELAQSAAATEPVPAPVRRPMLNSVSVAGVPPERVTIKAPAEAVDVVAA, from the coding sequence ATGATTCTGCTCCGTCGCCTGCTGGGTGACGTGCTGCGTCGGCAGCGCCAGCGCCAGGGCCGTACTCTGCGCGAAGTCTCCTCGTCCGCCCGAGTCTCACTCGGCTATCTCTCCGAGGTGGAGCGGGGGCAGAAGGAGGCTTCCTCCGAGCTGCTCTCCGCCATTTGCGACGCGCTGGACGTACGGATGTCCGAGCTCATGCGGGAAGTGAGCGACGAGCTCGCCCTTGCCGAGCTGGCCCAGTCCGCAGCAGCCACCGAGCCGGTACCAGCACCAGTACGTCGACCGATGCTCAACTCCGTCTCGGTGGCCGGTGTGCCACCGGAGCGGGTCACGATCAAGGCACCCGCCGAAGCGGTGGACGTCGTCGCGGCGTGA
- a CDS encoding Dps family protein — translation MYVVKSPLSEADLKTVSEALQGALVDLVDLSLVAKQIHWNVVGPRFRSVHLQLDEVVDTARLHSDTVAERASTLGVPPDGRAGTVAGSSGIGKVPGGWVKDADAVGALVDALGAVITRMRTRVESTAEADPVSQDIFIGITADLEKHHWMFQAENG, via the coding sequence ATGTATGTGGTGAAGAGCCCGTTGTCCGAGGCCGATCTCAAGACCGTCTCCGAAGCGCTGCAAGGTGCCCTGGTCGATCTCGTCGACCTCTCCCTCGTGGCCAAGCAGATCCACTGGAACGTCGTCGGCCCCCGTTTCCGCTCGGTCCATCTCCAGCTCGACGAGGTCGTGGACACCGCCCGGCTGCACTCCGACACGGTCGCCGAACGCGCCTCCACCCTCGGCGTCCCGCCGGACGGGCGGGCCGGGACGGTGGCCGGGAGCAGCGGCATCGGCAAGGTGCCCGGAGGCTGGGTCAAGGACGCGGACGCCGTGGGGGCCCTGGTGGACGCGCTCGGCGCGGTGATCACCCGGATGCGGACACGCGTGGAGAGCACCGCCGAGGCGGATCCGGTGAGCCAGGACATCTTCATCGGGATCACGGCGGATCTCGAGAAGCACCATTGGATGTTCCAGGCGGAGAACGGATAG
- a CDS encoding helix-turn-helix domain-containing protein, which produces MRELPDDDSWMLDDRRVIGARIRAERKRQRLSQNQLILAARIDRVTIWRVETGRDTSLSTLQRIAHVLDVPLSDLVQ; this is translated from the coding sequence GTGCGAGAGCTGCCCGACGACGACTCCTGGATGCTCGATGACCGCCGGGTCATCGGTGCGCGTATCCGAGCCGAACGCAAGCGGCAGCGGCTCAGTCAGAACCAGCTCATCCTGGCTGCACGTATAGACCGCGTCACCATCTGGCGCGTCGAGACTGGTCGGGACACGAGCCTTTCCACGCTGCAGCGCATCGCGCACGTCCTCGACGTACCGCTGTCCGACCTCGTGCAGTGA
- a CDS encoding DUF6415 family natural product biosynthesis protein, with amino-acid sequence MEPNMPQRRTPKDRDRRAALASQAADIWPDAPSDTPEQATLPIDIETMRASARRLLVEDAELPSTEDELKTLILELRGYIMLAIPEVEAATGRLDEDDIPRKCALACVDEARTRLSLEGAATLPAGFAHAQRLARSVNALCDHFDNLTHPATGQVEECWIDTGSGPGRVVQVHVCVDEDPEAAYQRILDHGMTCPTCRALDGDGNAKGDDCGAARRLHLAWRMAQRQLAERR; translated from the coding sequence ATGGAGCCGAACATGCCACAACGCCGTACGCCGAAGGACCGCGATCGCCGCGCGGCCCTCGCCTCCCAAGCCGCCGACATCTGGCCCGACGCGCCGAGCGATACGCCAGAGCAGGCGACTCTGCCGATCGACATCGAGACGATGCGCGCGAGCGCCCGCAGACTGCTCGTAGAAGACGCGGAACTGCCCAGCACCGAGGACGAGCTGAAAACGCTCATCCTCGAACTGCGCGGGTACATCATGCTGGCCATCCCCGAGGTGGAGGCCGCAACCGGGAGGCTTGACGAGGACGACATCCCGCGGAAGTGCGCGCTCGCCTGCGTCGACGAGGCCCGCACGCGCCTGAGCCTGGAGGGCGCCGCCACGCTGCCCGCAGGCTTCGCGCACGCCCAGCGCCTCGCCCGTTCCGTGAACGCCCTGTGCGACCACTTCGACAACCTGACGCACCCGGCGACGGGCCAGGTCGAGGAGTGCTGGATCGACACCGGCTCCGGGCCCGGCCGAGTGGTGCAGGTGCACGTCTGCGTCGACGAAGACCCTGAAGCCGCGTACCAGCGGATCCTGGACCACGGGATGACCTGCCCGACGTGCCGGGCCCTGGACGGGGACGGCAACGCCAAGGGCGACGACTGTGGGGCTGCCCGGCGCCTGCACCTCGCCTGGCGGATGGCGCAACGGCAGCTGGCGGAACGCCGCTGA
- a CDS encoding helix-turn-helix domain-containing protein produces MPQRIEEHTGARIKSARKRRRLTQRELAHRSRVSYSTLTKVEQGHIPASPSVIGALAHALSVPVTELTGQPYLEELQQDHLDGLIHPIREALNLYDLGADPDITPRQLSDLADQAEEMCRLVRATNIKQVATELPALIVEATTVAHVEGTTEAWRTLASSYRTAYDVSTKLGFIDLSAIALDRLEWAAQRASDPILGGMRQYLRALAYLRASDYTTGKRLIRLGMSTLDQADDGQERDVVTGQMHLGAAVLAGRDKDRDTAEGHLAEAGRIATRTGPAEAVHWLSFGPTNVGVHRVSVLAELDQYGEAVEKAESIRMPDDWPPSRMAHHYAEVARAQMWTGRTDDAFRNLLRARKLAPQQTRYHPTVRETYSGLQAARRQMPDDLINYGAWLGA; encoded by the coding sequence ATGCCACAGCGCATCGAGGAGCACACCGGCGCACGGATCAAGTCGGCGCGTAAACGCCGTCGGCTGACGCAACGTGAGCTGGCTCACCGCAGTCGTGTCTCGTACAGCACCCTGACCAAAGTCGAGCAGGGCCACATCCCGGCCAGCCCGTCCGTCATAGGGGCGCTCGCCCACGCGCTCTCGGTCCCCGTCACGGAACTCACCGGTCAGCCCTACCTGGAAGAGCTGCAGCAGGACCACCTGGACGGCCTGATCCATCCCATCCGCGAGGCCCTGAACCTGTACGACTTGGGCGCTGACCCGGACATCACCCCGCGCCAGCTCAGCGACCTTGCGGACCAGGCCGAGGAGATGTGCCGCCTCGTCCGCGCCACGAACATCAAGCAGGTCGCCACCGAACTGCCGGCCCTGATCGTCGAGGCGACGACGGTCGCGCACGTCGAGGGGACGACCGAAGCGTGGCGGACGCTCGCCAGCAGCTATCGCACGGCGTACGACGTGTCCACCAAGCTCGGGTTCATAGACCTGTCGGCGATCGCCCTGGACCGGCTGGAGTGGGCAGCGCAGCGCGCCTCGGATCCGATCCTCGGCGGCATGCGGCAATACCTCCGTGCCCTCGCCTATCTGCGGGCGAGCGACTACACGACGGGCAAGCGGCTGATTCGGCTCGGGATGTCGACGCTGGATCAGGCCGACGACGGCCAGGAGCGGGACGTGGTGACGGGCCAGATGCACCTGGGCGCCGCCGTGCTGGCCGGCCGCGACAAGGACCGCGACACGGCGGAGGGGCACCTCGCCGAAGCCGGCCGGATCGCGACTCGCACGGGCCCCGCAGAGGCGGTCCACTGGCTGAGTTTCGGACCGACGAACGTAGGCGTCCACCGGGTCAGCGTCCTCGCCGAACTGGACCAGTACGGCGAGGCGGTGGAGAAGGCCGAATCGATCCGGATGCCGGACGACTGGCCGCCGTCGCGGATGGCGCACCACTACGCCGAGGTGGCCCGCGCGCAGATGTGGACCGGCCGTACCGACGACGCGTTCCGGAATCTGCTGAGGGCGCGGAAGCTCGCACCGCAGCAGACCCGGTACCACCCGACTGTGCGAGAGACGTACTCGGGGCTGCAGGCGGCGAGGCGTCAGATGCCCGACGACCTCATCAACTACGGCGCCTGGCTGGGCGCCTAA